The following nucleotide sequence is from bacterium.
CATGTGGTAATCCAGGAGGGAAACCTATCAATTGCCCTTTTTGTGGCAAGCCCTTGCCTTTTGGATGCAGAATTGACAATATCTTTATTTCACCAGAATTATTTGAAGTAGTAGATGTAGGATTGATTCCAAAAGAGTATTGGGAAGTATCAGATCATGTTGCTTATTTTGCCCAATTGAGATTTAAGAAGTGATGCAGTTGCCTAACCCATCGCTGCACCTGACCGCCAAAGGCGGCGGCTGAGCTCAGTCGTTATTTGACAAATGATCTCATAAATATTAGGATAGAAGAGGTGCTGAATGAAAGAGTCAATATACCTTGAGACTACAGTAGTAAGCTATTATACTTCTAAACCTAGTCGAGATATCATAGTCCTTGCTCATCGAGAAATTACACGGCAATGGTGGCCTATGGCAATAAGACGATTTAACATCTTTATCTCTGAGGTTGTAACTGAAGAGGCTGGATTGGGTGATCAAGAAGCAGCCAAAAGAAGATTAGAAGAATTAAAGAATTTCTCTCATCTCGAATTAAATGATAAAGTTGAGGAAATGGCTCAAGTGTATATGGAAAAGTTAGAAATTCCAGAAAAGTCTTTCCGTGACGCTGCTCATCTTGCTATTGCCTCTGTCCATAACATTGACTATCTTATAACTTGGAATTGTGCACACCTTGCTAATGGTGAAGTTATTAAGAAGTTAATGAAGATAAACGAGCCCTTTGGTATTCACACACCGATTATTTGTACACCAGAGGAGTTAATGGAGGTGTAACTATGTGGCAAGACCCAATTGTCCAAGATGTCCGCAGAGCAGGTGAAGAACTTGCAAGGCAAGCAAATTATAACCTGCACACTTTTTTTCAAAATCTGCGAAACAACGAAAAGAAAAAAAACTTTAAGGTAATCAGTCAGATAACCAATCGTTGCCGCGGACGGGCTATCGCCCGCCGCTGAACTTAGTCGTTAGGTAGTGAAAAGCAAGGAGGAACATATGACATTACCGTATGTGTTTAACTCCTTAATATGTGTTTAAGCTTCCTCATTAAAGAGGCAGAAACGAATTGTTTAATTGTAAATTTTAAATTGCAAATTTAAAGAGGTAAAAAATAATATCATAAAAAATTCATCACTCTCTCAATTTGCAATTTACAATTTGCAATTGTTTAGCTTTAGCTAAACACGTACTATAGTATCTTCCATTACTTAGTGCAAAAATAGATAGGGTTGTGTTTATCTGTTAAAAATTCATCCACCTTTTAAGAAATTTTGAATTCTAAATTTTGAATTTTGAATTGAAGGTTTAAGTTTTATAAAATTTTTTCCCTTTTAATTCAAAATTCAACATTCAAAATTCATAATTTTATAAAGTTTTCCTTAAGATTATCTAAACACATACATTTTGTAAAGCGTTATGGAATTAACTATAATTTATAGTGTAAGTGAAAAATGGGTTATTCCACAAAAGGTTTTTTTGCCTCTTTTTTTCTCCATATAATTGTTATTTTAGGGATTGTTAATGCCTATAAGCTTTTTCCCCAAGATGAAAAAATCGTTTTAGACTTTGGTATTGTAAAGGAAAAACCCGTATCTTTTCAAAAAAAAGAAGGAGGTGCAAAGCCACTTATTCCAAGAAAAGAAAAGCCCAAAGAGCCTCCAAAGCTATTGTCTTCTCCTCCTTTGGAAAAAAAAGAAAAGCAACCCCCTTTAACAGAAAATCTATTATCACCCGTAAATAATAGAGAAGAATCCATTGAGCTTGAAGGATACGAGATAGGTTCTAGCAATTTAGGCCCTGATAGCAGTATTAATGAAAGAGGTATGGGAGAAGGAGAAGGCATAGGAGAAGGAGAGGGTATCGGAGAAGGAGAGGGTATCGGAGAAGGAGAGGGTATCGGAGAAGGTATATTTGAGGCAACTAGCCTTGACTTTCCTTTAAAAATTATCTCCTTTATCCCGCCGAAATATCCGAATATCGCAAAGGAAAACGGCATAAATGGTTTGGTTAAGATAAAGCTTCTTATTAATCCAGAGGGAATGGTGGATAATGCAGAAATAATTGCAGAGGAGCCCAAAGGTTTTAATTTTGCAAAGGAATCATTAAAGGTGGTTAAAAATTATAAATTTACCCAACCAAAGGTATTAGAAAAGCCTGTCTTTGCTTACTACATCCTTCCCTTAAGGTTCTCTCTGGAAGATTAGTTTTAACAAGAAAGCATGGCTTATTTAGCTGCCCTTACCGCCATTGATGGCTACCTTTTGTCTATTGATACACCAAAAGATAAGCTTCCCACCTCAATTGATGGCTATGAAAAATACTTGCATAAAATCCCCCACAATGGTAAACTATAGTATCTTCCATTACTTAGTGCAAAAATAGATAGGGTTGTGTTTATCTGTTAAAAATTCATCCACCTTTTAAGAAATTTTGAATTCTAAATTTTGAATTTTGAATTGAAGGTTGATTT
It contains:
- a CDS encoding energy transducer TonB, translated to MGYSTKGFFASFFLHIIVILGIVNAYKLFPQDEKIVLDFGIVKEKPVSFQKKEGGAKPLIPRKEKPKEPPKLLSSPPLEKKEKQPPLTENLLSPVNNREESIELEGYEIGSSNLGPDSSINERGMGEGEGIGEGEGIGEGEGIGEGEGIGEGIFEATSLDFPLKIISFIPPKYPNIAKENGINGLVKIKLLINPEGMVDNAEIIAEEPKGFNFAKESLKVVKNYKFTQPKVLEKPVFAYYILPLRFSLED
- a CDS encoding type II toxin-antitoxin system VapC family toxin encodes the protein MKESIYLETTVVSYYTSKPSRDIIVLAHREITRQWWPMAIRRFNIFISEVVTEEAGLGDQEAAKRRLEELKNFSHLELNDKVEEMAQVYMEKLEIPEKSFRDAAHLAIASVHNIDYLITWNCAHLANGEVIKKLMKINEPFGIHTPIICTPEELMEV